From Haloarcula sp. CBA1127, a single genomic window includes:
- a CDS encoding poly(R)-hydroxyalkanoic acid synthase subunit PhaE — protein MSNTNNIQEEWTEMVEEMNNAVADSMEQNMKAQAAFVESWADAVEDTIPEQENLADGMDGYNRAYEEWMDAAEQMVERSTDAAQGEDVDPAEFRDIWLQSANEAFKHVMGTSAFAAANGQLVESMMEMQQEADDLSQDTLEQLGFPTRNDVDEIAERLIELERRQHAVEQKLDRVLEHLEE, from the coding sequence ATGAGTAATACAAACAACATTCAGGAGGAATGGACGGAGATGGTTGAGGAGATGAACAATGCGGTCGCTGACTCGATGGAGCAGAACATGAAGGCCCAGGCGGCCTTCGTGGAGTCGTGGGCCGATGCCGTCGAGGATACAATCCCGGAGCAAGAGAACCTTGCCGATGGGATGGACGGCTACAACCGCGCCTACGAGGAATGGATGGACGCCGCCGAGCAGATGGTCGAACGCTCGACCGACGCCGCACAGGGCGAAGACGTCGACCCGGCCGAGTTCCGTGATATCTGGCTGCAGTCCGCAAACGAGGCGTTCAAGCACGTTATGGGCACCTCGGCGTTTGCGGCCGCCAACGGCCAGCTCGTCGAGTCGATGATGGAGATGCAACAGGAAGCGGACGACCTGAGCCAGGACACACTGGAACAGCTCGGCTTCCCAACGCGCAACGACGTTGACGAAATCGCTGAGCGGCTTATCGAGCTTGAGCGTCGCCAGCACGCGGTCGAACAGAAGCTTGACCGCGTTCTCGAACACCTAGAAGAATAA
- a CDS encoding AbrB/MazE/SpoVT family DNA-binding domain-containing protein: protein MADEDDGLMWPPMFKGMQQASENAMEQQQQLMKQMFASGGMPSFDMNQLGAMSQMATFKTRVQSGGRISIPDAEREALGIDEGDIVQAVVLPVTNNNSE from the coding sequence ATGGCCGACGAGGATGATGGCCTGATGTGGCCTCCGATGTTCAAGGGGATGCAACAGGCGAGCGAGAATGCGATGGAACAGCAACAGCAGCTGATGAAACAGATGTTCGCCAGCGGTGGCATGCCGAGCTTCGATATGAATCAGCTCGGTGCTATGAGCCAGATGGCGACGTTCAAGACCCGCGTGCAAAGCGGGGGTCGGATCAGTATTCCCGATGCGGAGCGAGAGGCGCTGGGCATCGACGAAGGCGATATCGTTCAAGCCGTCGTCCTCCCGGTCACTAACAACAACAGCGAGTAA
- a CDS encoding MaoC family dehydratase, producing MFNSVVAANRAAFAAFGVQQEEENGVTPAERIEPDEDLPEWHVSISEEHPGRLGVGDHVDFTKTISEHDVQQFAAASGDTNPLHLDDEFAEQTRFRGRIAHGTLVGSLISAALARLPGLTIYLSQDLEFHNPVRIGDRLTAECEIVEDLGDEQYRLTTRVLVDDEVVIDGEAVVLIDDLPE from the coding sequence ATGTTCAACAGCGTCGTCGCAGCTAACCGGGCAGCGTTCGCCGCGTTCGGCGTCCAGCAGGAGGAGGAAAACGGCGTAACGCCCGCAGAACGTATCGAACCGGATGAAGACCTCCCAGAATGGCACGTCTCGATCTCCGAGGAGCACCCGGGCCGCCTCGGCGTCGGCGACCACGTCGATTTCACGAAAACGATCTCGGAGCACGACGTGCAGCAGTTCGCCGCCGCGAGCGGTGACACGAACCCGCTCCATCTTGACGACGAGTTTGCGGAGCAGACGCGCTTCCGCGGCCGTATCGCCCACGGGACGCTCGTCGGAAGCCTCATCAGCGCAGCGCTGGCACGCCTGCCAGGGCTGACGATCTACCTCTCACAGGATCTGGAGTTCCACAACCCAGTCCGTATCGGCGACCGCCTCACCGCCGAGTGTGAGATTGTTGAGGACCTCGGCGACGAGCAGTACCGGCTGACCACGCGGGTCCTCGTAGACGACGAAGTTGTCATCGACGGCGAAGCGGTCGTCCTCATCGACGACCTGCCAGAATAG
- a CDS encoding alpha/beta fold hydrolase has product MTTGISSERVELSVDGEDVDIHYRTGGEGPPMVFLHGIGLDAATVSWRHALPALAPERTVYALDLPGHGDSDKPDRTYTTDYYLETLSEFLDVLAIEEPALAGLSMGGAVALGHALDGGPVERLVLVDSYGLGADAYWRTAASSVLQTPILGNMLWQGVGSSQSAIRNSLRSMGPGEPPQQLVEDVDSAVDRQTVRAMRRWQRSEFRWSGFRTDYSDRLAELDVPTMLIHGAVDPLLPRRWSEQAAGTVTDSTLKIFENCGHCPPREHPDRFNRAVRTFC; this is encoded by the coding sequence ATGACTACAGGGATTTCGTCCGAACGCGTCGAGCTGTCCGTCGACGGCGAGGACGTTGACATTCACTACCGGACCGGTGGCGAGGGGCCGCCGATGGTGTTTCTCCACGGTATCGGGCTGGACGCCGCGACCGTCTCGTGGCGACACGCGCTGCCCGCACTCGCGCCGGAGCGAACGGTGTATGCGCTTGACCTGCCGGGCCATGGCGACAGTGACAAGCCCGACCGCACGTACACGACCGACTACTATCTTGAGACGCTCTCCGAGTTTCTCGATGTGCTCGCCATCGAGGAACCCGCGCTAGCTGGCCTCTCGATGGGCGGCGCAGTTGCGCTCGGCCACGCGCTTGACGGCGGCCCCGTTGAACGGCTGGTGTTAGTCGACAGCTACGGGCTGGGGGCTGACGCCTACTGGCGAACGGCGGCCAGCAGTGTCTTGCAGACGCCGATACTCGGCAATATGCTCTGGCAGGGCGTGGGGTCGTCCCAATCAGCTATCCGGAACAGTCTCCGAAGCATGGGTCCCGGCGAGCCACCTCAGCAACTGGTCGAAGATGTCGATAGCGCTGTTGACCGACAGACTGTCCGGGCGATGCGGCGCTGGCAGCGCAGTGAGTTCCGGTGGTCTGGCTTCCGGACTGACTACTCCGACCGGTTAGCAGAACTAGACGTGCCGACGATGCTGATTCACGGGGCCGTCGACCCACTGCTGCCCCGTCGATGGTCCGAGCAGGCTGCTGGGACAGTCACTGACAGCACGCTGAAAATCTTCGAGAACTGCGGACACTGTCCGCCGCGGGAACATCCCGACCGTTTCAACCGGGCCGTTCGAACGTTCTGCTGA
- a CDS encoding NADH-dependent flavin oxidoreductase, whose product MTALEAPLSIGGIAVPNRLYRAPVLECAGNGETAVDTLIDELEPTAASGVGLLFQGASIVTDRGGCAAPNMTRVHDPAFVERLERLTGTIHDHGGRIFLQLAHGGLRSMATWHAEYRRQHPDQRQLAVSRPPWQLRMLDRLGLISLQPDVLSTEEVWALAEQFGRCAGYAVDAGYDGIHLSAANMSLIQQFLSPFYNHRNDEFRDGVRFLEAIHDAVREHAGDVPLVTKVPAETAAPSFVRRHLTRRDGVAIATRAAAIGYDGLVPVEVSPFWDMSIVRGAFPDRAWDASDLQDDYAAVFGGRRRARAVQLLNRLQARRFSRDPGWNADFCRAVRERVDVPVLLEGGLRTRADCDRYLGATGATTAADAVGMARPFYAEPRLGARLLDGADALCESCNNCTVPQVTGEPGRCRTPAIVREQARLRRDGAYERTE is encoded by the coding sequence GTGACCGCGCTGGAGGCGCCGCTGTCCATCGGTGGCATTGCGGTCCCCAACCGGCTGTATCGCGCACCGGTACTGGAGTGTGCAGGTAACGGTGAGACCGCCGTCGACACACTCATCGACGAACTCGAACCGACGGCAGCCTCCGGTGTCGGCCTCCTCTTCCAGGGGGCAAGCATCGTCACCGACCGCGGCGGCTGCGCCGCGCCGAACATGACGCGGGTCCACGACCCGGCGTTCGTCGAGCGCCTTGAACGGCTGACCGGGACGATTCATGACCACGGCGGTCGCATCTTCCTCCAACTGGCCCACGGCGGCCTCCGGAGCATGGCGACGTGGCACGCCGAGTACCGCCGCCAGCACCCGGACCAGCGCCAGCTCGCCGTTAGTCGTCCCCCCTGGCAGCTCCGGATGCTTGACCGGCTTGGCCTGATTTCGCTCCAGCCGGATGTCCTCTCGACAGAGGAGGTGTGGGCCTTGGCCGAGCAGTTCGGGCGCTGTGCCGGCTACGCCGTCGACGCGGGCTATGACGGCATCCACCTTTCTGCGGCGAACATGAGCCTGATCCAGCAGTTCCTCTCGCCGTTTTACAACCATCGGAACGACGAGTTCCGGGACGGTGTCCGCTTCCTCGAAGCAATCCACGACGCCGTTCGGGAACACGCTGGCGACGTGCCGCTGGTCACGAAGGTCCCAGCTGAGACCGCTGCGCCGAGTTTCGTTCGACGGCATCTCACTCGGAGGGATGGTGTGGCTATTGCGACGCGAGCAGCGGCCATCGGCTATGACGGTCTTGTGCCGGTCGAAGTGTCCCCGTTCTGGGATATGAGCATTGTCCGTGGTGCGTTTCCGGACCGGGCCTGGGACGCGAGTGACCTGCAGGACGACTACGCAGCGGTCTTCGGCGGACGCCGACGAGCGCGTGCCGTTCAGTTGCTTAATCGCCTGCAGGCCCGCCGTTTCAGCCGCGACCCAGGCTGGAACGCCGACTTCTGCCGAGCGGTGCGCGAGCGCGTGGACGTGCCGGTTTTGCTGGAGGGCGGTCTTCGAACGCGTGCCGACTGTGACCGGTATCTCGGAGCGACTGGAGCGACCACCGCCGCTGACGCGGTCGGGATGGCCCGCCCGTTCTACGCCGAACCGCGACTCGGCGCACGCCTGCTCGACGGCGCAGACGCGCTGTGTGAGAGCTGTAACAACTGTACCGTCCCGCAGGTCACCGGCGAACCGGGCCGCTGTCGAACGCCGGCTATCGTCCGCGAACAGGCCCGGCTCCGGCGGGATGGTGCCTACGAGCGAACTGAGTGA
- the cgi121 gene encoding KEOPS complex subunit Cgi121 — MQVVEGTAEIDDVGAFVETLSAIGDSHGVTVQAFDARYVVDRAHLELAVELATRAHDRGDAIAEDFGVEILLYAAGRRQINRALTMGVSEGACPVVAVIVDHERTDTHVGKSEQHGIEAAEDDVREELTATVTLGEYDADRVRSFFDVTDTELAATAGDLPDAVRERVALLPVEK, encoded by the coding sequence ATGCAGGTCGTTGAGGGAACTGCTGAAATCGACGACGTGGGCGCGTTCGTGGAGACGCTCAGTGCAATCGGCGACAGCCACGGCGTCACGGTGCAGGCGTTCGACGCCCGCTACGTCGTGGACCGCGCCCACCTCGAACTGGCTGTCGAACTCGCAACCCGGGCTCACGACCGCGGCGACGCTATCGCCGAGGATTTCGGTGTTGAAATCCTGCTGTACGCGGCCGGCCGCCGCCAGATCAACCGCGCGCTGACGATGGGTGTCAGCGAGGGGGCCTGTCCCGTGGTCGCGGTCATTGTCGACCACGAACGGACAGATACTCACGTCGGAAAAAGCGAACAGCACGGTATCGAGGCAGCGGAAGACGACGTTCGTGAGGAACTTACGGCTACGGTCACCCTGGGCGAGTACGACGCAGACCGCGTCCGGTCGTTTTTCGATGTGACGGACACCGAACTCGCTGCGACAGCCGGCGACCTTCCCGACGCCGTTCGGGAGCGTGTCGCGCTGTTACCGGTCGAGAAGTAA
- a CDS encoding ATP-dependent DNA helicase has product MDVADLPGVPEWLPDHLRDDGIEELYPPQAEAVEAGVTEGENLVASIPTASGKTLIAELAMLASVARGGKALYIVPLRALASEKQADFEEFEQYGLDIGVSTGNYESEGGWLADKDIVVATSEKVDSLVRNDAPWIEDLTCVVTDEVHLVDDGERGPTLEVTLAKLRRLNPDLQTVALSATIGNAEALATWLDAGLVDSDWRPIDLQKGVHYGQALHLEDGSQQRLSVQNNEKQTAAIVRDTLEDDGSTLVFVNSRRNAEAAAGRLANTVRPHLTDEERDQLADIAEEIRDVSDTETSDDLADAVADGAAFHHAGLSRGHRELVEDAFRDRLVKVVCATPTLAAGVNTPSRRVVVRDWRRYDGSAGGMAPLSVLEVHQMMGRAGRPGLDPYGEAVLIASSHDEVDELFERYVWADPEPVRSKLAAEPALRTHILATVASGFARSREGLLEFLEQTLYASQTDDSGQLERVVDDVLTYLQRNDFLEIEAGELDATSLGHTVSRLYLDPMSAAEIVDGLRDWERGASDSTSASGSPADAKAEPPADSGFTTASELAEDADESDADRDPDDISALGLYHLVSRTPDMYQLYLRSGDREEYEMELFEREEELLGPTPSEFEEGRFEDWLSALKTARLLEDWATEVDEATITDRYGVGPGDIRGKVETAQWLLGAAESLASEVDLDAARAISEARIRVEHGVREELVDLAGVRGVGRKRARRLFQAGITDRAQLRDADKAVVLAALRGRRKTAENVLENAGHRDPSMDGVEPAPDVSVELDDGADGDANAESTANDDQSSLGDF; this is encoded by the coding sequence ATGGACGTTGCGGACCTGCCGGGCGTGCCCGAGTGGCTCCCGGACCACCTGCGCGACGACGGCATCGAGGAGCTGTACCCGCCACAGGCCGAGGCCGTCGAGGCCGGCGTCACCGAGGGGGAGAATCTGGTCGCGTCGATTCCGACGGCGAGCGGAAAGACCCTCATCGCCGAGTTAGCGATGCTTGCATCGGTTGCTCGCGGCGGGAAAGCGCTGTACATCGTTCCACTACGAGCGCTGGCCAGCGAGAAGCAGGCCGACTTCGAGGAGTTCGAACAGTACGGCCTCGATATCGGCGTCTCGACGGGGAACTACGAGTCTGAGGGCGGGTGGCTCGCCGACAAGGACATCGTTGTCGCCACCAGCGAGAAGGTGGACTCGCTTGTCCGGAACGACGCCCCCTGGATCGAGGACCTCACCTGCGTCGTCACTGACGAGGTCCACCTCGTCGACGACGGCGAGCGGGGGCCGACACTGGAGGTGACGCTGGCGAAACTCCGGCGGCTCAACCCCGACCTGCAGACCGTCGCGCTGTCGGCGACCATCGGCAACGCCGAGGCGCTGGCGACGTGGCTCGACGCGGGGCTTGTCGACTCTGACTGGCGGCCTATCGACCTCCAGAAGGGGGTCCACTACGGGCAGGCGCTGCATCTCGAAGACGGGAGCCAGCAGCGCCTCTCGGTGCAGAACAACGAGAAGCAGACGGCGGCTATCGTCCGCGATACGCTGGAAGACGACGGGTCGACGCTGGTGTTCGTCAACTCCCGGCGCAACGCCGAGGCGGCGGCGGGCCGACTGGCGAACACGGTTCGGCCCCACCTCACCGACGAGGAACGGGACCAGCTGGCCGACATCGCCGAGGAAATTCGAGACGTGAGCGACACGGAGACGAGCGACGACCTCGCGGATGCTGTCGCGGACGGGGCGGCGTTCCACCACGCTGGCCTCTCTCGGGGCCACCGCGAACTCGTCGAGGACGCCTTCCGTGACCGGCTGGTGAAGGTCGTCTGTGCGACGCCGACACTCGCCGCCGGGGTCAACACGCCCTCGCGGCGCGTCGTCGTCCGCGACTGGCGGCGCTACGACGGCTCGGCCGGCGGGATGGCCCCGCTGTCGGTGCTCGAAGTCCACCAGATGATGGGCCGTGCTGGCCGCCCGGGACTTGACCCCTACGGCGAGGCGGTCCTCATCGCCTCCAGCCACGACGAAGTGGACGAACTGTTCGAGCGTTACGTCTGGGCCGACCCAGAGCCGGTCCGGTCGAAACTCGCGGCCGAACCGGCCCTGCGGACCCACATCCTCGCCACCGTCGCCTCCGGCTTTGCCCGCTCGCGTGAGGGACTGCTTGAGTTCCTCGAACAGACGCTGTACGCCAGCCAAACCGACGACAGCGGCCAACTGGAGCGCGTCGTCGACGACGTGCTCACGTACCTCCAGCGCAATGACTTCTTAGAAATCGAAGCTGGCGAACTCGACGCTACCTCGCTGGGCCACACTGTCTCGCGGCTCTATCTGGACCCGATGAGCGCCGCGGAAATCGTCGACGGCCTGCGGGACTGGGAACGGGGAGCCAGCGATAGCACCTCGGCCAGCGGGTCGCCGGCTGACGCGAAAGCGGAGCCGCCGGCAGACAGCGGCTTCACAACCGCAAGCGAACTGGCCGAGGACGCTGACGAGAGCGACGCCGACAGGGACCCGGACGACATCTCCGCGCTGGGCCTGTACCACCTCGTCTCGCGGACGCCGGATATGTACCAGCTGTATCTCCGCTCGGGCGACCGCGAGGAGTACGAGATGGAACTGTTCGAACGCGAGGAAGAACTGCTCGGACCTACGCCATCAGAGTTTGAGGAGGGCCGCTTCGAGGACTGGCTCTCGGCGCTGAAGACCGCCCGTCTGCTCGAAGACTGGGCCACGGAGGTCGACGAGGCGACGATAACGGACCGGTACGGCGTCGGCCCGGGCGACATCCGTGGGAAAGTCGAAACCGCCCAGTGGCTGCTTGGAGCCGCCGAATCGCTGGCCAGCGAGGTAGATTTGGACGCCGCACGAGCCATCAGTGAGGCTCGAATTCGCGTCGAACACGGCGTTCGGGAGGAGCTGGTCGACCTGGCCGGCGTCCGCGGTGTCGGCCGCAAGCGGGCCCGCCGGCTGTTTCAGGCCGGTATCACCGACCGCGCACAGCTCCGGGACGCGGACAAAGCCGTCGTGCTGGCGGCGCTTCGGGGCCGCCGGAAGACAGCCGAAAACGTTCTCGAAAACGCTGGCCACCGTGACCCGTCGATGGACGGCGTCGAGCCCGCGCCCGACGTGTCCGTCGAGCTTGATGACGGTGCAGACGGGGACGCGAACGCCGAATCGACAGCCAACGACGACCAGTCCAGTCTGGGTGATTTCTGA
- a CDS encoding ferredoxin: MRVEYDYDTCIGMFQCVAEWDAFERDEDAGKAVLADSEEQDEDVFVREVPDDAELDAKFAARTCPVDAITIYDDDGEQLIP, translated from the coding sequence ATGCGAGTCGAATATGACTATGACACCTGTATCGGGATGTTCCAGTGTGTCGCGGAGTGGGACGCTTTCGAGCGCGACGAGGACGCCGGCAAGGCGGTGCTGGCGGACAGCGAGGAACAGGACGAGGACGTGTTTGTTCGGGAGGTCCCGGACGACGCCGAACTAGACGCGAAGTTCGCGGCCCGGACCTGTCCGGTCGACGCCATCACGATTTACGACGACGACGGCGAACAGCTCATTCCCTGA
- a CDS encoding MaoC/PaaZ C-terminal domain-containing protein — MPPVEVGETFTETRTFQPEDVDQFAALSGDDQPRHTVPDGDGRRMVQGLLTASLLTSIGGDLEVLASRMDLQFQRPVYTGETLVCELTVVDVDLDVEGGVALVGDVAVRRVNRDDDSGQADTAAPNSAASAPAGTVVLEATVEGLIRE; from the coding sequence ATGCCTCCCGTCGAAGTCGGTGAGACGTTCACCGAAACCCGGACGTTTCAGCCCGAAGACGTCGACCAGTTCGCCGCCCTTTCCGGAGACGACCAGCCCCGCCACACGGTGCCTGATGGAGACGGCCGGCGGATGGTCCAGGGGTTGCTCACCGCGTCGCTGCTGACCAGCATCGGCGGTGATCTGGAAGTGCTTGCCTCGCGGATGGATTTGCAGTTCCAGCGCCCGGTGTACACCGGCGAGACGCTGGTCTGTGAACTGACGGTCGTGGACGTTGATCTGGATGTCGAGGGCGGCGTCGCTCTCGTGGGTGATGTAGCTGTCCGGCGCGTCAATCGCGACGATGACTCTGGTCAGGCTGACACAGCCGCCCCGAACTCGGCAGCTAGTGCTCCCGCCGGAACCGTCGTGCTTGAAGCGACCGTCGAAGGACTAATCAGGGAATGA
- a CDS encoding MATE family efflux transporter, whose amino-acid sequence MSTGGPLRRLLTAFPALLASAGLVDREKATAATDLAAPVMVTGGLRILLRLADFLMVGLALGDAAIAGLELGFQYYFVGFGLSLAVSSGTISVVSRLQGADQPERANLAVKQSLWIALLVSLPLSALCWRYPELLVGVLTDDAATIRFGATYLAIVMLSLAPRFWSMVAARALAGSADTRTPMYVRLLTLPTNVALNAVLIFGVGPFPELGIAGAAWGTAIANTLAAVIFLGLLLSGRYVVTLRPGGTQFSVDLMREIVRVALPLSGMRLLQTFARFPFLFILGVLGTPTLAAYAIGRRVMLLALMPAWGYATAASTLVGQSLGAGDEGEATAYGWQTLRVALAVQLVAAVLLVVFARPIVALFGTAYPDLAAAFVRVFGLLVAGFSISRTMRGSLRGAGDTRWPLYGTFLGGYCYRLPVAALALPSSFLVTVPILDIAVSPGLGLGLPAIFAALVGDFYLKAAVNAGRFWSGGWRAVARRSGVGATDD is encoded by the coding sequence ATGTCGACCGGTGGTCCCCTCCGCCGTCTGCTGACCGCGTTCCCCGCATTGCTGGCCAGTGCAGGCCTCGTCGACCGCGAGAAGGCGACCGCGGCGACCGATCTCGCCGCGCCGGTGATGGTCACCGGCGGCCTCCGCATCCTGCTGCGCCTCGCCGACTTTCTGATGGTCGGTCTGGCGCTCGGTGACGCGGCCATCGCCGGCCTCGAACTCGGCTTCCAGTACTACTTCGTCGGGTTCGGGCTCTCGCTGGCGGTCTCCTCCGGGACGATCAGCGTCGTCTCGCGGTTGCAGGGGGCCGATCAGCCTGAACGGGCGAACCTCGCGGTCAAGCAGTCGCTGTGGATCGCGTTGCTCGTCTCTCTGCCGCTGTCAGCGCTGTGTTGGCGCTATCCGGAGCTTCTGGTGGGAGTCCTCACCGACGACGCGGCGACGATCCGGTTCGGCGCGACGTATCTCGCCATCGTGATGCTGTCGCTGGCCCCGCGGTTCTGGAGCATGGTCGCCGCCCGGGCGCTGGCGGGCAGCGCCGATACCCGAACGCCGATGTACGTCCGCCTGCTCACGCTGCCGACGAACGTCGCGCTCAACGCCGTCCTCATCTTCGGCGTCGGCCCGTTCCCCGAACTCGGCATCGCCGGTGCAGCGTGGGGGACGGCCATCGCGAATACACTCGCGGCGGTGATTTTCCTCGGGCTGTTGCTGTCCGGGCGCTACGTGGTCACGCTCCGACCCGGCGGGACGCAGTTCAGCGTCGACCTCATGCGCGAAATCGTCCGCGTCGCCCTACCATTGTCCGGAATGCGGCTACTGCAGACGTTCGCCCGCTTCCCGTTCCTATTCATCCTAGGCGTGCTGGGGACGCCAACGCTCGCGGCCTACGCAATCGGCCGCCGGGTCATGCTACTCGCGCTGATGCCGGCGTGGGGGTACGCCACCGCCGCGTCAACCCTGGTCGGGCAGTCGCTGGGGGCCGGTGACGAAGGAGAGGCGACCGCCTACGGCTGGCAGACGCTTCGCGTAGCGCTCGCCGTCCAGCTCGTCGCGGCGGTCCTGCTCGTGGTGTTTGCCCGCCCCATCGTCGCCCTGTTCGGGACCGCCTACCCCGACCTGGCGGCGGCGTTCGTCCGGGTGTTCGGCCTGCTCGTCGCCGGCTTCTCCATCTCCCGGACGATGCGGGGCAGCCTTCGGGGTGCCGGCGACACCCGCTGGCCGCTGTACGGGACATTCCTGGGCGGGTACTGCTACCGGCTCCCAGTGGCTGCCCTCGCCCTCCCGTCGTCGTTCCTTGTGACCGTTCCGATCCTCGATATCGCCGTCTCGCCGGGACTGGGACTCGGACTACCGGCGATCTTCGCCGCGCTCGTTGGCGACTTCTACCTGAAGGCCGCGGTCAACGCGGGCCGGTTCTGGTCCGGCGGGTGGCGAGCCGTGGCCAGGCGGTCGGGCGTCGGTGCGACCGACGACTGA